In the genome of Chrysemys picta bellii isolate R12L10 chromosome 19, ASM1138683v2, whole genome shotgun sequence, one region contains:
- the LOC101952430 gene encoding multidrug and toxin extrusion protein 2-like isoform X2, translated as MIHIVSSIFCGHLGKVELASVSLAVAVINVTGISVGVGLSSACDTLISQTYGGKNMKRVGTILQRGTLILLLCCFPCWALFINTEQILLLVRQDPEVSRLTQVYVMIFIPALPAAFLYQLETRYLQNQRIIWPEVLSGIIGNIINAIANYVFIYVLDLGVMGSAWANTVAQYTQAIFLFLYIVAKKLHVETWGGWSSECLQEWDTFITLAVPSMLMICIEWWTYEIGSFLIGLLSVVELSAHSIIYEVSTVSYMIPYGLSIAASIQVGNALGAGNIEEAKRSSTTSMLCTGFLCLVMGVILAATKDVLGYIFTSDREIIALVAWVMPVYVIVHVFEAGCCVTSGVLRGVGKQKIGAILNAVGYYAVGLPLGSVLLFVARIGMIGIWVGLLISAFIPAICSVIYIGRMNWKRASEEAQQRAGVSQLAGKDLNSAPVSHKMALPSVEAEALNGVVLTRITQNEGQTYQLTLQEATPALSTVGEMLSVKQLIIRRGLAITGAIAVLAVGILIRVITIHH; from the exons ATGATACACATTGTAAGCTCTATATTCTGTGGCCATCTGGGGAAGGTTGAGTTGGCCTCCGTCTCACTTGCTGTTGCT GTTATAAATGTTACTGGCATCTCTGTGGGGGTTGGTTTATCTTCCGCATGTGACACGTTAATATCCCAG ACGTACGGCGGTAAGAACATGAAGCGGGTGGGGACCATCCTGCAGCGTGGCACCCTCATCCTGCTGCTTTGCTGCTTCCCCTGCTGGGCTCTCTTCATCAACACCGAGCAGATCCTGCTGCTGGTCCGGCAGGACCCGGAGGTCTCCAG GTTAACCCAGGTTTATGTGATGATTTTTATCCCAGCTCTTCCT GCCGCATTTCTGTACCAGTTGGAGACGAGATATTTGCAGAATCAG aGGATAATCTGGCCGGAGGTGCTAAGTGGCATCATTGGAAATATCATAAATGCCATTGCAAACTATGTCTTTATCTACGTGCTGGACCTCGGAGTCAT GGGTTCCGCCTGGGCAAACACTGTTGCTCAGTACACTCAAGCCATCTTCCTGTTCCTGTACATTGTCGCGAAGAAGCTCCATGTGGAGACCTGGGGAG GCTGGTCCAGCGAGTGCCTCCAGGAGTGGGACACCTTCATCACTCTGGCTGTGCCCAGCATGCTCATGATCTGCATCGAGTGGTGGACCTACGAAATCGGAAGCTTCCTGATAG GCCTGCTGAGCGTAGTGGAGCTTTCCGCACACTCCATCATTTATGAGGTGTCCACGGTGTCGTACATG ATTCCCTACGGACTCAGCATAGCCGCCAGCATTCAGGTGGGGAACGCGCTGGGCGCTGGGAACATAGAGGAGGCCAAGAGATCGTCCACCACCAGCATGCTGTGCACAG GGTTTCTTTGCCTGGTGATGGGCGTCATATTAGCAGCCACAAAGGATGTGCTGGGATACATATTTACCAGTGACAG AGAGATCATTGCCCTGGTGGCTTGGGTTATGCCAGTGTACGTGATCGTCCACGTGTTTGAAGCCGGCTGT TGCGTAACCAGCGGAGTGCTAAGAGGCGTGGGGAAGCAGAAGATCGGTGCGATCTTGAATGCTGTTGGCTACTACGCCGTGGGCCTGCCATTGGGAAGCGTGCTGTTGTTCGTGGCCAGGATTGGAATGATAG GCATCTGGGTCGGCTTGCTGATCAGCGCCTTTATCCCAGCCATCTGCTCCGTCATCTACATTGGGCGGATGAACTGGAAAAGGGCCTCCGAGGAG GCTCAGCAACGGGCAGGTGTGAGCCAGTTGGCCGGCAAGGATTTGAACTCAGCTCCTGTCTCACACAAGATGGCGCTCCCCTCTG TGGAAGCAGAAGCCCTGAACGGCGTTGTTCTGACGCGCATCACTCAGAACGAGGGTCAGACCTACCAGCTAACGCTCCAGGAAGCCACGCCTGCCCTTTCCACTGTGGGTGAAATGCTGTCTGTGAAGCAGCTAATCATACGGCGCGGGCTGGCCATCACCGGAGCTATTGCGGTACTCGCAGTAGGCATTCTAATAAGGGTCATTACTATCCACCACTAG
- the LOC101952430 gene encoding multidrug and toxin extrusion protein 1-like isoform X1: MELAGPADENPFRDARSIVPPAPSSGCGQKSSCWIRQLIPFNFWEEAKKLLVLSGPLTLIQLLVFMIHIVSSIFCGHLGKVELASVSLAVAVINVTGISVGVGLSSACDTLISQTYGGKNMKRVGTILQRGTLILLLCCFPCWALFINTEQILLLVRQDPEVSRLTQVYVMIFIPALPAAFLYQLETRYLQNQRIIWPEVLSGIIGNIINAIANYVFIYVLDLGVMGSAWANTVAQYTQAIFLFLYIVAKKLHVETWGGWSSECLQEWDTFITLAVPSMLMICIEWWTYEIGSFLIGLLSVVELSAHSIIYEVSTVSYMIPYGLSIAASIQVGNALGAGNIEEAKRSSTTSMLCTGFLCLVMGVILAATKDVLGYIFTSDREIIALVAWVMPVYVIVHVFEAGCCVTSGVLRGVGKQKIGAILNAVGYYAVGLPLGSVLLFVARIGMIGIWVGLLISAFIPAICSVIYIGRMNWKRASEEAQQRAGVSQLAGKDLNSAPVSHKMALPSVEAEALNGVVLTRITQNEGQTYQLTLQEATPALSTVGEMLSVKQLIIRRGLAITGAIAVLAVGILIRVITIHH; the protein is encoded by the exons ATGGAGCTCGCGGGCCCCGCTGATGAGAACCCCTTCAGAGATGCCAGGAGCATCGTCCCGCCTGCGCCATCCTCCGGCTGCGGGCAGAAGAGCAGCTGCTGGATTCGCCAGCTGATCCCATTCAACTTCTGGGAAGAGGCGAAGAAGCTGCTGGTGCTGTCGGGGCCATTG ACCTTGATCCAGTTGCTGGTCTTTATGATACACATTGTAAGCTCTATATTCTGTGGCCATCTGGGGAAGGTTGAGTTGGCCTCCGTCTCACTTGCTGTTGCT GTTATAAATGTTACTGGCATCTCTGTGGGGGTTGGTTTATCTTCCGCATGTGACACGTTAATATCCCAG ACGTACGGCGGTAAGAACATGAAGCGGGTGGGGACCATCCTGCAGCGTGGCACCCTCATCCTGCTGCTTTGCTGCTTCCCCTGCTGGGCTCTCTTCATCAACACCGAGCAGATCCTGCTGCTGGTCCGGCAGGACCCGGAGGTCTCCAG GTTAACCCAGGTTTATGTGATGATTTTTATCCCAGCTCTTCCT GCCGCATTTCTGTACCAGTTGGAGACGAGATATTTGCAGAATCAG aGGATAATCTGGCCGGAGGTGCTAAGTGGCATCATTGGAAATATCATAAATGCCATTGCAAACTATGTCTTTATCTACGTGCTGGACCTCGGAGTCAT GGGTTCCGCCTGGGCAAACACTGTTGCTCAGTACACTCAAGCCATCTTCCTGTTCCTGTACATTGTCGCGAAGAAGCTCCATGTGGAGACCTGGGGAG GCTGGTCCAGCGAGTGCCTCCAGGAGTGGGACACCTTCATCACTCTGGCTGTGCCCAGCATGCTCATGATCTGCATCGAGTGGTGGACCTACGAAATCGGAAGCTTCCTGATAG GCCTGCTGAGCGTAGTGGAGCTTTCCGCACACTCCATCATTTATGAGGTGTCCACGGTGTCGTACATG ATTCCCTACGGACTCAGCATAGCCGCCAGCATTCAGGTGGGGAACGCGCTGGGCGCTGGGAACATAGAGGAGGCCAAGAGATCGTCCACCACCAGCATGCTGTGCACAG GGTTTCTTTGCCTGGTGATGGGCGTCATATTAGCAGCCACAAAGGATGTGCTGGGATACATATTTACCAGTGACAG AGAGATCATTGCCCTGGTGGCTTGGGTTATGCCAGTGTACGTGATCGTCCACGTGTTTGAAGCCGGCTGT TGCGTAACCAGCGGAGTGCTAAGAGGCGTGGGGAAGCAGAAGATCGGTGCGATCTTGAATGCTGTTGGCTACTACGCCGTGGGCCTGCCATTGGGAAGCGTGCTGTTGTTCGTGGCCAGGATTGGAATGATAG GCATCTGGGTCGGCTTGCTGATCAGCGCCTTTATCCCAGCCATCTGCTCCGTCATCTACATTGGGCGGATGAACTGGAAAAGGGCCTCCGAGGAG GCTCAGCAACGGGCAGGTGTGAGCCAGTTGGCCGGCAAGGATTTGAACTCAGCTCCTGTCTCACACAAGATGGCGCTCCCCTCTG TGGAAGCAGAAGCCCTGAACGGCGTTGTTCTGACGCGCATCACTCAGAACGAGGGTCAGACCTACCAGCTAACGCTCCAGGAAGCCACGCCTGCCCTTTCCACTGTGGGTGAAATGCTGTCTGTGAAGCAGCTAATCATACGGCGCGGGCTGGCCATCACCGGAGCTATTGCGGTACTCGCAGTAGGCATTCTAATAAGGGTCATTACTATCCACCACTAG
- the LOC101952430 gene encoding multidrug and toxin extrusion protein 1-like isoform X3, translating to MELAGPADENPFRDARSIVPPAPSSGCGQKSSCWIRQLIPFNFWEEAKKLLVLSGPLTLIQLLVFMIHIVSSIFCGHLGKVELASVSLAVAVINVTGISVGVGLSSACDTLISQTYGGKNMKRVGTILQRGTLILLLCCFPCWALFINTEQILLLVRQDPEVSRLTQVYVMIFIPALPAAFLYQLETRYLQNQRIIWPEVLSGIIGNIINAIANYVFIYVLDLGVMGSAWANTVAQYTQAIFLFLYIVAKKLHVETWGGWSSECLQEWDTFITLAVPSMLMICIEWWTYEIGSFLIGLLSVVELSAHSIIYEVSTVSYMIPYGLSIAASIQVGNALGAGNIEEAKRSSTTSMLCTGFLCLVMGVILAATKDVLGYIFTSDREIIALVAWVMPVYVIVHVFEAGCCVTSGVLRGVGKQKIGAILNAVGYYAVGLPLGSVLLFVARIGMIGSATGRCEPVGRQGFELSSCLTQDGAPLCGSRSPERRCSDAHHSERGSDLPANAPGSHACPFHCG from the exons ATGGAGCTCGCGGGCCCCGCTGATGAGAACCCCTTCAGAGATGCCAGGAGCATCGTCCCGCCTGCGCCATCCTCCGGCTGCGGGCAGAAGAGCAGCTGCTGGATTCGCCAGCTGATCCCATTCAACTTCTGGGAAGAGGCGAAGAAGCTGCTGGTGCTGTCGGGGCCATTG ACCTTGATCCAGTTGCTGGTCTTTATGATACACATTGTAAGCTCTATATTCTGTGGCCATCTGGGGAAGGTTGAGTTGGCCTCCGTCTCACTTGCTGTTGCT GTTATAAATGTTACTGGCATCTCTGTGGGGGTTGGTTTATCTTCCGCATGTGACACGTTAATATCCCAG ACGTACGGCGGTAAGAACATGAAGCGGGTGGGGACCATCCTGCAGCGTGGCACCCTCATCCTGCTGCTTTGCTGCTTCCCCTGCTGGGCTCTCTTCATCAACACCGAGCAGATCCTGCTGCTGGTCCGGCAGGACCCGGAGGTCTCCAG GTTAACCCAGGTTTATGTGATGATTTTTATCCCAGCTCTTCCT GCCGCATTTCTGTACCAGTTGGAGACGAGATATTTGCAGAATCAG aGGATAATCTGGCCGGAGGTGCTAAGTGGCATCATTGGAAATATCATAAATGCCATTGCAAACTATGTCTTTATCTACGTGCTGGACCTCGGAGTCAT GGGTTCCGCCTGGGCAAACACTGTTGCTCAGTACACTCAAGCCATCTTCCTGTTCCTGTACATTGTCGCGAAGAAGCTCCATGTGGAGACCTGGGGAG GCTGGTCCAGCGAGTGCCTCCAGGAGTGGGACACCTTCATCACTCTGGCTGTGCCCAGCATGCTCATGATCTGCATCGAGTGGTGGACCTACGAAATCGGAAGCTTCCTGATAG GCCTGCTGAGCGTAGTGGAGCTTTCCGCACACTCCATCATTTATGAGGTGTCCACGGTGTCGTACATG ATTCCCTACGGACTCAGCATAGCCGCCAGCATTCAGGTGGGGAACGCGCTGGGCGCTGGGAACATAGAGGAGGCCAAGAGATCGTCCACCACCAGCATGCTGTGCACAG GGTTTCTTTGCCTGGTGATGGGCGTCATATTAGCAGCCACAAAGGATGTGCTGGGATACATATTTACCAGTGACAG AGAGATCATTGCCCTGGTGGCTTGGGTTATGCCAGTGTACGTGATCGTCCACGTGTTTGAAGCCGGCTGT TGCGTAACCAGCGGAGTGCTAAGAGGCGTGGGGAAGCAGAAGATCGGTGCGATCTTGAATGCTGTTGGCTACTACGCCGTGGGCCTGCCATTGGGAAGCGTGCTGTTGTTCGTGGCCAGGATTGGAATGATAG GCTCAGCAACGGGCAGGTGTGAGCCAGTTGGCCGGCAAGGATTTGAACTCAGCTCCTGTCTCACACAAGATGGCGCTCCCCTCTG TGGAAGCAGAAGCCCTGAACGGCGTTGTTCTGACGCGCATCACTCAGAACGAGGGTCAGACCTACCAGCTAACGCTCCAGGAAGCCACGCCTGCCCTTTCCACTGTGGGTGA
- the LOC101939938 gene encoding multidrug and toxin extrusion protein 2 isoform X1, giving the protein MEGVPVLVAATRPAQPASLRGSCLRRLRNLLPVGAWQETQELAKIGGPVFLSQLLIFLISVVSSIFCGHLGKAELDAVTLAVSVINVTGISVGSGLASACDTLMSQTYGGKNMKRVGIILQRGTLILLLCCFPCWALFVNTEQILLLFRQDPEVSRLTQIYVMIFIPALPAAFLYQLQTRYLQSQAIILPQIVTGVAANLLNVAMNAFFLYALKLGVVGSAWSNTVSQYTQAVLLFLYVWWKKIHVKTWGGWTRECLQDWGSFIQLAVPGMLMKCIEWWTFEIGSFLTGLISMVELGTQSVIYELFTAAYMVPLGFSVAATVRVGNALGAGNAEQAKKSCITALLCTGVFAVVVGALLGSLKDVVGYIFTSDKEIITLVSKVMLIFAPFHLLDAIAATCGGVLGGTGKQKIGAIANAIGYYVIGFPIGISLMFAAKLGVLGLWIGMAICIFFQALSFLIFVLRMDWKKAAEEAQIRAGLKEQPVAVSSSLAGADETGDSEYFTVETAIQNVVVLPDPVSRSESQPDRQLIRQEDSAPGSISPGENVLAGEELICRRGLALAVAIAVLLVGVVVRLLTGNG; this is encoded by the exons TTCCTATCCCAGTTGTTGATCTTCCTGATCAGCGTGGTCAGCTCCATATTCTGTGGCCATCTGGGGAAAGCTGAGCTAGATGCTGTGACGCTTGCTGTATCC GTTATCAATGTTACCGGCATCTCAGTTGGCTCTGGCTTAGCATCGGCATGTGACACCCTAATGTCCCAG ACGTACGGCGGTAAGAACATGAAGCGGGTGGGGATCATCTTGCAGCGTGGCACCCTCATCCTGCTGCTTTGCTGCTTCCCCTGCTGGGCTCTCTTCGTCAACACCGAGCAGATCCTGCTGCTCTTCAGACAGGACCCGGAAGTCTCCAG GTTAACCCAGATTTACGTGATGATCTTTATCCCAGCCCTTCCC GCAGCGTTTCTGTACCAGCTGCAGACAAGATATTTACAAAGCCAG GCAATCATCTTGCCTCAGATCGTGACGGGTGTTGCAGCCAATCTCCTCAACGTGGCCATGAACGCCTTCTTCCTGTATGCACTGAAGCTGGGAGTAGT GGGCTCTGCTTGGTCCAACACTGTTTCCCAATACACCCAGGCTGTTCTCCTCTTCCTGTACGTGTGGTGGAAGAAAATACACGTCAAGACCTGGGGAG GCTGGACCAGGGAATGTCTCCAGGACTGGGGGTCTTTCATTCAGCTGGCTGTGCCCGGCATGCTCATGAAGTGTATCGAGTGGTGGACCTTTGAGATTGGGAGCTTTCTTACAG GTCTGATCAGTATGGTGGAGCTGGGAACACAGTCCGTAATCTACGAACTGTTCACTGCAGCGTACATG GTGCCACTGGGCTTCAGCGTGGCTGCCACGGTCCGAGTTGGCAACGCCTTGGGAGCGGGCAATGCAGAGCAGGCAAAGAAGTCCTGTATAACAGCACTGCTGTGCACAG GAGTGTTTGCCGTGGTGGTCGGTGCCCTACTGGGATCCTTGAAGGACGTAGTGGGCTATATCTTCACCAGCGACAA AGAGATTATTACCTTGGTGTCGAAGGTGATGCTGATATTTGCTCCCTTCCACTTGCTTGATGCAATAGCA GCTACGTGCGGCGGCGTGCTGGGAGGGACCGGGAAACAGAAGATCGGCGCCATCGCCAATGCCATCGGGTATTACGTCATCGGCTTCCCCATTGGAATCTCGCTGATGTTCGCCGCCAAGCTCGGGGTACTAG GCCTGTGGATAGGGATGGCCATCTGCATCTTCTTCCAAGCCCTTTCCTTCTTGATTTTTGTCTTGCGCATGGACTGGAAGAAAGCTGCAGAGGAG GCTCAAATCCGAGCAGGGCTCAAAGAGCAGCCGGTAGCAGTGTCCTCCAGTCTTGCTGGAGCTGATGAAACAGGCGATTCAG AGTATTTCACAGTTGAAACGGCCATCCAGAATGTGGTGGTTTTGCCTGATCCTGTCTCCAGGAGCGAGAGCCAGCCAGATCGCCAGCTCATCCGGCAGGAGGACTCTGCACCAGGCTCCATCTCTCCAGGAGAGAACGTCTTggcgggggaggagctgatctgcCGTCGCGGGCTAGCTCTGGCTGTGGCCATTgcagtcctgctagtgggggtTGTAGTCCGGCTCCTGACCGGTAATGGCTAG
- the LOC101939938 gene encoding multidrug and toxin extrusion protein 2 isoform X2 — translation MCPLVMEAENATREATATGNQLLKDDPEAPNFPLKETFLSQLLIFLISVVSSIFCGHLGKAELDAVTLAVSVINVTGISVGSGLASACDTLMSQTYGGKNMKRVGIILQRGTLILLLCCFPCWALFVNTEQILLLFRQDPEVSRLTQIYVMIFIPALPAAFLYQLQTRYLQSQAIILPQIVTGVAANLLNVAMNAFFLYALKLGVVGSAWSNTVSQYTQAVLLFLYVWWKKIHVKTWGGWTRECLQDWGSFIQLAVPGMLMKCIEWWTFEIGSFLTGLISMVELGTQSVIYELFTAAYMVPLGFSVAATVRVGNALGAGNAEQAKKSCITALLCTGVFAVVVGALLGSLKDVVGYIFTSDKEIITLVSKVMLIFAPFHLLDAIAATCGGVLGGTGKQKIGAIANAIGYYVIGFPIGISLMFAAKLGVLGLWIGMAICIFFQALSFLIFVLRMDWKKAAEEAQIRAGLKEQPVAVSSSLAGADETGDSEYFTVETAIQNVVVLPDPVSRSESQPDRQLIRQEDSAPGSISPGENVLAGEELICRRGLALAVAIAVLLVGVVVRLLTGNG, via the exons TTCCTATCCCAGTTGTTGATCTTCCTGATCAGCGTGGTCAGCTCCATATTCTGTGGCCATCTGGGGAAAGCTGAGCTAGATGCTGTGACGCTTGCTGTATCC GTTATCAATGTTACCGGCATCTCAGTTGGCTCTGGCTTAGCATCGGCATGTGACACCCTAATGTCCCAG ACGTACGGCGGTAAGAACATGAAGCGGGTGGGGATCATCTTGCAGCGTGGCACCCTCATCCTGCTGCTTTGCTGCTTCCCCTGCTGGGCTCTCTTCGTCAACACCGAGCAGATCCTGCTGCTCTTCAGACAGGACCCGGAAGTCTCCAG GTTAACCCAGATTTACGTGATGATCTTTATCCCAGCCCTTCCC GCAGCGTTTCTGTACCAGCTGCAGACAAGATATTTACAAAGCCAG GCAATCATCTTGCCTCAGATCGTGACGGGTGTTGCAGCCAATCTCCTCAACGTGGCCATGAACGCCTTCTTCCTGTATGCACTGAAGCTGGGAGTAGT GGGCTCTGCTTGGTCCAACACTGTTTCCCAATACACCCAGGCTGTTCTCCTCTTCCTGTACGTGTGGTGGAAGAAAATACACGTCAAGACCTGGGGAG GCTGGACCAGGGAATGTCTCCAGGACTGGGGGTCTTTCATTCAGCTGGCTGTGCCCGGCATGCTCATGAAGTGTATCGAGTGGTGGACCTTTGAGATTGGGAGCTTTCTTACAG GTCTGATCAGTATGGTGGAGCTGGGAACACAGTCCGTAATCTACGAACTGTTCACTGCAGCGTACATG GTGCCACTGGGCTTCAGCGTGGCTGCCACGGTCCGAGTTGGCAACGCCTTGGGAGCGGGCAATGCAGAGCAGGCAAAGAAGTCCTGTATAACAGCACTGCTGTGCACAG GAGTGTTTGCCGTGGTGGTCGGTGCCCTACTGGGATCCTTGAAGGACGTAGTGGGCTATATCTTCACCAGCGACAA AGAGATTATTACCTTGGTGTCGAAGGTGATGCTGATATTTGCTCCCTTCCACTTGCTTGATGCAATAGCA GCTACGTGCGGCGGCGTGCTGGGAGGGACCGGGAAACAGAAGATCGGCGCCATCGCCAATGCCATCGGGTATTACGTCATCGGCTTCCCCATTGGAATCTCGCTGATGTTCGCCGCCAAGCTCGGGGTACTAG GCCTGTGGATAGGGATGGCCATCTGCATCTTCTTCCAAGCCCTTTCCTTCTTGATTTTTGTCTTGCGCATGGACTGGAAGAAAGCTGCAGAGGAG GCTCAAATCCGAGCAGGGCTCAAAGAGCAGCCGGTAGCAGTGTCCTCCAGTCTTGCTGGAGCTGATGAAACAGGCGATTCAG AGTATTTCACAGTTGAAACGGCCATCCAGAATGTGGTGGTTTTGCCTGATCCTGTCTCCAGGAGCGAGAGCCAGCCAGATCGCCAGCTCATCCGGCAGGAGGACTCTGCACCAGGCTCCATCTCTCCAGGAGAGAACGTCTTggcgggggaggagctgatctgcCGTCGCGGGCTAGCTCTGGCTGTGGCCATTgcagtcctgctagtgggggtTGTAGTCCGGCTCCTGACCGGTAATGGCTAG